The Sphingobacteriaceae bacterium genome has a segment encoding these proteins:
- a CDS encoding GDP-L-fucose synthase translates to MELNSKIYIAGHKGMVGSALLRNLQQKGFDNFIFRDSKQLDLRRQTEVEEFFNAEKPDYVFLAAARVGGINANNTYRAEFLYDNLCIQNNVIHASYINKVKKLLFLGSSCIYPKMAPQPLKEEYLLSGYLEETNEPYAIAKIAGIKMCENYRRQYNCDFISVMPTNLYGPNDNYNLNNSHVLPALIRKFHEAKENNAPEVTIWGTGNPLREFLHADDMADACVHLMKTYSGVKHVNIGCGTDISIKDLALLIQKIVGYKGEIKHDLSKPDGTPKKLMDVSYLESLGWKYKITLEEGIKSVYEDFKKKQNVKTW, encoded by the coding sequence ATGGAGCTAAATTCCAAAATATACATTGCCGGACATAAAGGCATGGTAGGTTCGGCCCTTTTAAGAAATCTGCAGCAAAAAGGTTTCGATAATTTTATTTTTCGTGATTCTAAACAACTCGATTTAAGAAGACAAACTGAAGTAGAAGAATTTTTCAATGCTGAAAAACCAGACTATGTTTTTTTGGCTGCTGCAAGGGTTGGAGGAATTAACGCCAACAATACCTACCGGGCCGAGTTTCTGTATGACAACCTTTGCATACAAAATAATGTGATTCATGCATCTTACATTAACAAAGTAAAAAAATTATTGTTTTTAGGCTCCTCTTGCATTTACCCAAAAATGGCACCACAACCACTGAAAGAAGAATATTTGCTTAGTGGTTATTTGGAAGAAACAAACGAACCGTATGCGATTGCAAAAATTGCCGGAATAAAAATGTGTGAAAATTACCGCAGGCAATACAATTGTGATTTTATTAGTGTTATGCCTACCAATTTGTATGGGCCGAATGATAATTATAACTTAAATAACTCCCATGTTTTACCGGCCTTAATCAGAAAATTTCACGAAGCCAAAGAAAATAATGCCCCTGAAGTTACCATTTGGGGAACCGGAAATCCATTACGTGAGTTTTTACACGCCGATGATATGGCTGATGCCTGTGTGCATTTAATGAAAACATACAGTGGTGTAAAGCACGTAAATATTGGCTGCGGAACAGATATCAGTATTAAAGATCTTGCATTACTCATTCAAAAAATAGTAGGGTATAAGGGAGAAATAAAACACGATTTGAGTAAACCGGATGGCACTCCAAAAAAATTAATGGATGTGAGTTATTTAGAAAGCTTAGGTTGGAAATATAAAATTACACTAGAAGAAGGCATAAAAAGTGTATATGAGGATTTTAAGAAAAAGCAAAACGTAAAAACTTGGTAA
- the gmd gene encoding GDP-mannose 4,6-dehydratase codes for MAKVALITGITGQDGAYLAELLLSKGYHVHGIKRRSSLFNTDRIDHLYQDVHEKNVVFKLHYGDLTDSTNLIRIIQEVQPDEIYNLAAQSHVKVSFETPEYTANADAIGALRILEAIRILKLEKKTKFYQASTSELYGLVQEVPQKETTPFYPRSPYGVAKLYGFWITKNYRESYGMFACNGILFNHESPIRGETFVTRKITRAVAKISLGMQDTLFLGNLDAERDWGHAKDYVEGMWRMLQQDEPDDYVLATGIKISVREFVNMSFKEVGIELKWEGKEENERGIDIKTGKVLVEVDKNYYRPAEVDLLVGDATKAKTKLGWKTKYTVETLCKEMVKADVELFKRDKYLLEGGHKVLSPNE; via the coding sequence ATGGCAAAAGTTGCATTAATTACCGGTATTACCGGACAAGACGGGGCCTATTTGGCTGAACTTTTATTATCCAAAGGCTATCATGTGCATGGCATTAAAAGAAGAAGTTCATTATTTAACACAGACAGAATTGATCATTTATACCAGGATGTTCACGAAAAAAATGTAGTGTTTAAGTTGCATTATGGTGATTTAACCGATAGTACCAACTTAATTCGTATTATTCAAGAAGTACAACCGGATGAAATTTACAATCTGGCCGCACAATCTCACGTAAAAGTAAGTTTTGAAACGCCGGAGTATACAGCAAACGCTGATGCCATTGGTGCACTAAGAATACTTGAAGCCATACGTATTTTAAAACTAGAAAAGAAAACCAAGTTTTACCAGGCCTCTACCAGTGAATTATATGGTTTGGTTCAGGAAGTTCCCCAAAAGGAAACCACCCCTTTTTACCCGCGCTCTCCTTATGGAGTTGCTAAATTATATGGTTTCTGGATAACAAAAAATTACCGCGAGAGTTATGGCATGTTTGCCTGCAACGGAATTTTATTTAATCATGAAAGTCCGATCAGAGGTGAAACATTTGTAACCAGAAAAATTACCAGAGCTGTGGCAAAAATTAGTTTAGGCATGCAGGATACACTTTTTCTAGGAAACTTGGATGCCGAGCGCGATTGGGGTCATGCCAAAGATTATGTAGAAGGCATGTGGCGTATGTTGCAACAAGATGAACCGGATGATTATGTTTTAGCAACCGGCATAAAAATTTCGGTTCGGGAATTTGTAAACATGTCGTTTAAAGAAGTTGGAATAGAATTAAAATGGGAAGGAAAAGAAGAAAACGAGAGAGGAATAGATATTAAAACAGGGAAAGTTTTGGTGGAGGTAGATAAAAATTATTATCGACCGGCTGAGGTAGATTTACTGGTAGGTGATGCCACAAAAGCAAAAACAAAATTAGGCTGGAAAACTAAATACACCGTTGAAACACTTTGTAAAGAAATGGTAAAGGCAGATGTGGAATTGTTTAAGCGTGATAAATATTTGTTGGAAGGCGGGCATAAAGTTTTAAGTCCAAACGAATAA
- a CDS encoding DUF3098 domain-containing protein, whose product MKTTFTKKNYYILITGVLLILIGYLLMIGGGSDDPNVFNPAIFDFQRITLAPMVCLAGFVTIIVSIMWRPKNEGEPAK is encoded by the coding sequence ATGAAAACAACTTTCACAAAAAAGAATTATTATATTCTAATCACTGGCGTACTGCTTATTCTCATAGGTTATCTTTTAATGATAGGTGGAGGAAGCGATGATCCAAATGTTTTCAACCCGGCTATATTCGACTTCCAAAGAATAACCTTGGCTCCTATGGTTTGTTTGGCAGGTTTTGTTACGATAATTGTCTCCATCATGTGGCGCCCCAAAAACGAAGGTGAACCTGCAAAATGA
- a CDS encoding alpha/beta fold hydrolase, translating into MKLAYRAFGSGKPLIILHGLFGQSDNWNTLAKQFAESGFQVFTIDQRNHGLSDHSTEWDYECMANDLREFIDTHQLKNPILLGHSMGGKTVLFFEWMFPKYAEQLIVVDIATRAYTPHHNEVLNALNAVNFDEVKSRKDAEVILGEYIPDFGTKQFLLKNIYWKSTEENKLDWRFNLKVIGDNYNNIGVMVPEFNSTVPCLVISGEKSDYVNLNDQEDFKKRFSSIQFLSVPGAGHWVHAEKPKEFFEAVIRFIK; encoded by the coding sequence ATGAAATTAGCTTATAGAGCGTTTGGAAGCGGAAAACCTTTAATTATTTTGCATGGTTTATTTGGTCAAAGTGATAATTGGAACACACTAGCCAAACAATTTGCCGAATCGGGATTTCAAGTTTTTACAATTGACCAGCGCAATCATGGATTAAGTGATCATAGTACGGAGTGGGATTATGAATGCATGGCTAATGATTTGCGCGAATTTATAGATACGCATCAACTGAAAAATCCAATTTTGTTGGGTCATAGTATGGGTGGTAAAACGGTGTTGTTTTTTGAATGGATGTTTCCGAAATATGCCGAACAATTAATTGTTGTTGATATAGCAACCCGGGCCTACACTCCGCATCACAATGAAGTTTTAAATGCATTAAATGCCGTAAATTTTGATGAAGTAAAATCAAGAAAAGATGCTGAAGTTATTTTGGGTGAATATATTCCTGACTTTGGAACAAAACAGTTTTTGCTTAAAAATATTTACTGGAAAAGTACCGAAGAAAATAAATTAGATTGGCGATTTAATTTAAAGGTTATCGGAGATAATTACAATAATATTGGCGTTATGGTACCCGAATTTAATAGCACCGTTCCTTGTTTGGTCATAAGCGGTGAGAAATCAGACTACGTGAATTTAAATGATCAGGAAGATTTTAAAAAAAGATTTTCTTCTATACAGTTTTTATCTGTTCCTGGTGCGGGACATTGGGTACATGCCGAAAAGCCCAAGGAATTTTTTGAGGCAGTGATTCGTTTTATAAAGTGA
- a CDS encoding pyridoxine 5'-phosphate synthase: MCKLSVNINKIATLRNARGGNVPDVLKCAADIQRFGANGITVHPRPDERHITYADVRNLKKIVYTEFNIEGNPKENKFIDLVLDVKPQQVTLVPDAQDQLTSNQGWDTKTHKKYLQEIIQVFKKAGIRTSIFVNPEIAMIEGALETETDRIELYTEAYASTFLTNKEKAIAPFITAAQKAHQLKLGVNAGHDLSLENLQYFNKNIPQLEEVSIGHALISDALYFGLENTVQMYLRKLK, encoded by the coding sequence ATGTGCAAATTGAGTGTGAATATAAATAAAATTGCAACCCTGCGTAATGCCAGAGGTGGAAATGTGCCTGACGTATTAAAATGTGCAGCGGACATTCAACGATTTGGCGCGAACGGAATAACCGTACATCCAAGGCCCGATGAAAGACATATCACTTATGCCGATGTGCGGAATTTAAAAAAAATAGTATATACTGAATTCAATATTGAAGGTAACCCGAAAGAAAATAAATTTATTGATCTGGTTTTAGATGTAAAACCTCAACAAGTTACTTTAGTGCCCGACGCACAAGACCAACTAACGAGTAATCAAGGTTGGGATACCAAAACGCACAAAAAATATTTACAGGAAATAATTCAGGTATTTAAAAAAGCGGGAATCAGAACTTCGATTTTTGTGAACCCGGAAATTGCCATGATTGAAGGAGCTTTGGAAACGGAAACTGATCGAATTGAATTGTATACTGAAGCCTATGCCAGTACTTTTCTTACCAATAAAGAAAAAGCAATAGCTCCCTTTATTACTGCAGCGCAAAAAGCGCATCAACTTAAATTGGGTGTGAACGCCGGACACGACTTGAGTTTGGAAAATTTGCAGTACTTCAATAAAAATATTCCGCAATTAGAAGAAGTTTCTATTGGGCATGCTTTAATAAGTGATGCCTTGTATTTTGGTTTAGAAAACACCGTGCAAATGTATTTACGAAAGTTAAAATAA
- a CDS encoding CBS domain-containing protein codes for MLVGDLITDEIPPLKVTDTVEMALDWMEQFKVTHLAVVHNRELIGVVSEADLLDYEHPEEQINSTKVALLKPIIYHYQHTYDLVKLMSSLNLTLMPVLDENELYKGCITLKGIVQNISKMMSVQNPGGVIVLELNQVDYSLTQIAGIIEGNDSKILSLHVSSDPDSSRMEVTIKVNREDLSGILQTFARYNYTVKAHFQQGDYNSDYKNRMDEFMRYLNM; via the coding sequence ATGTTGGTTGGCGATTTAATAACAGACGAGATTCCTCCGTTAAAAGTAACGGACACGGTGGAAATGGCCTTAGACTGGATGGAGCAGTTTAAGGTAACGCATTTGGCTGTGGTTCATAATCGTGAATTAATTGGTGTGGTATCGGAAGCAGATTTACTGGACTATGAGCACCCCGAGGAGCAAATCAATTCTACCAAAGTAGCTTTATTAAAACCCATTATCTATCATTATCAGCACACTTATGATTTAGTAAAGCTAATGAGTAGTCTTAATTTAACCTTAATGCCGGTGTTGGATGAAAATGAATTGTATAAAGGCTGTATTACGTTAAAAGGCATAGTTCAAAACATCAGTAAAATGATGTCCGTTCAAAATCCGGGCGGTGTAATCGTACTGGAATTAAATCAGGTAGATTATTCTCTTACCCAAATAGCCGGAATAATTGAAGGAAATGATTCTAAAATATTGAGTTTACATGTTTCTTCCGATCCGGATAGTAGCAGAATGGAAGTAACCATTAAAGTTAACCGAGAAGATTTATCGGGAATTTTACAAACTTTTGCCCGATATAACTATACCGTAAAAGCGCATTTTCAGCAAGGCGATTATAATTCAGATTATAAGAACCGGATGGATGAATTTATGCGTTATCTAAACATGTAA
- a CDS encoding bifunctional UDP-3-O-[3-hydroxymyristoyl] N-acetylglucosamine deacetylase/3-hydroxyacyl-ACP dehydratase, translated as MAEKQKTIKQKISVTGVGLHTGEPNTITFVPAPENHWYKFQRCDLEGEPIIEADADLVVDTARGTTLEKNGAKVYTTEHVLAALVGLGIDNCLIQMTGPEMPIMDGSSWKFIEALEAAGIVEQEAERTYFELTENLTYEDPVKKVEMLAVPQDTYRCTVMVDYNSEVLGTQHAGIYSIDQFKEEVSKCRTFVFLHELEALLQHNLIKGGDLDNAIVLVDRELPKEKLDHLRKVFNKEHVEVKGKGVLNNTQLHYYNEPARHKLLDIIGDLALAGKPLKIHVLAARPGHAGNVSFAKKIKQMIREEAMRKKKNIITPYDLNKPALYDINQIQKILPHRQPFLFVDKIMEITEEGIVGVKNISMNEDFFRGHFPEAPVFPGVLQIEAMAQVGGIFALSKVPDPENYLTYFMSIDKVKFKQQVIPGDTIVFRLSLVTPIRRGIVHMRGEAFVREKQVMEAEMMALLSKVKGKEVKETAEVN; from the coding sequence ATGGCCGAAAAACAAAAAACCATTAAACAAAAAATTTCAGTTACCGGTGTTGGTTTGCATACCGGTGAGCCAAACACAATTACTTTTGTGCCTGCACCTGAAAATCATTGGTATAAATTTCAACGTTGTGATTTGGAAGGCGAACCGATTATTGAAGCGGATGCGGATTTGGTGGTTGATACGGCAAGAGGCACAACTTTAGAAAAAAACGGAGCCAAAGTTTATACCACCGAACATGTGCTTGCTGCATTGGTGGGTTTAGGAATAGATAATTGTTTGATTCAGATGACCGGACCCGAAATGCCAATCATGGACGGAAGTTCTTGGAAATTTATTGAAGCTTTAGAAGCAGCCGGTATAGTTGAACAAGAAGCGGAGAGAACGTATTTTGAATTAACTGAAAACTTAACTTACGAAGATCCGGTTAAAAAAGTAGAAATGCTTGCGGTACCTCAAGATACGTATCGTTGCACCGTAATGGTAGATTATAATAGTGAGGTATTAGGCACACAACATGCAGGAATATATTCTATAGATCAGTTTAAAGAAGAAGTTTCAAAATGCAGAACCTTTGTTTTTTTACATGAACTGGAAGCATTGTTGCAACATAATTTGATTAAGGGAGGAGATTTGGATAATGCCATTGTATTAGTAGATCGCGAGTTGCCCAAAGAAAAATTAGATCATTTACGTAAAGTTTTTAATAAGGAACATGTTGAAGTTAAAGGAAAAGGCGTTTTAAATAATACGCAATTGCATTATTATAATGAACCGGCCCGTCATAAATTACTGGATATTATTGGCGATTTGGCTTTAGCCGGAAAACCATTAAAAATTCACGTACTCGCTGCACGTCCGGGGCATGCCGGCAATGTTTCTTTTGCTAAAAAAATAAAGCAAATGATACGCGAAGAGGCCATGCGGAAAAAGAAAAACATCATCACACCTTACGATTTAAATAAACCGGCCTTATACGACATAAATCAAATTCAAAAAATATTGCCGCATCGTCAGCCCTTTTTATTTGTAGATAAAATAATGGAAATTACGGAAGAGGGAATTGTTGGTGTGAAAAACATCAGCATGAATGAGGATTTTTTCAGAGGACATTTTCCGGAAGCTCCTGTTTTCCCTGGTGTGCTTCAAATTGAAGCTATGGCGCAAGTTGGCGGAATTTTTGCTTTAAGCAAAGTACCCGACCCCGAAAATTATTTGACTTATTTTATGAGTATAGATAAAGTTAAATTCAAACAACAAGTAATTCCGGGAGATACTATTGTTTTCAGATTATCATTAGTTACTCCCATTCGTCGTGGAATTGTGCATATGCGCGGTGAAGCTTTTGTGCGTGAAAAACAAGTAATGGAAGCTGAAATGATGGCGCTACTCTCTAAAGTAAAAGGCAAAGAAGTTAAAGAAACCGCTGAAGTAAATTAA
- the lpxA gene encoding acyl-ACP--UDP-N-acetylglucosamine O-acyltransferase — translation MISNLASVSPKAKIGKNVSIGPFATIFDDVEIGDNVYIHPNALIYPDTIIGSGCQIFPGAVIGIVNQDLKYKGEKSNTVIGSNTVIREYATIHKGTADRMTTKVGNNCLIMAYVHLGHDCIVGNNVIIANNGSLAGHITIEDFAIIEGVVSAQQFVNIGAHSFIAGASLVRKSVPPYIRVAREPLQFIGVNTIGLGRRGFDKEVIKQIEDIYRIIFVRGHNLTNALEIVESEIPDSIYRKQILDFIRNQKDGIVRGI, via the coding sequence ATGATTTCAAATCTCGCTTCGGTAAGTCCGAAAGCAAAAATAGGTAAGAATGTAAGCATTGGTCCATTTGCCACCATTTTTGATGATGTGGAAATAGGAGATAACGTATATATACATCCCAATGCTTTAATTTATCCGGATACCATTATTGGCTCAGGTTGTCAGATTTTTCCGGGTGCCGTAATTGGTATAGTGAATCAGGATTTAAAATACAAAGGCGAAAAATCTAACACGGTGATTGGATCAAACACCGTTATACGCGAGTATGCCACTATACATAAAGGCACAGCTGATCGTATGACCACTAAGGTTGGAAACAATTGTTTGATTATGGCTTATGTGCATTTAGGACACGACTGTATTGTTGGAAATAACGTGATTATAGCCAATAATGGAAGTTTGGCAGGGCACATTACCATTGAGGATTTTGCGATTATAGAAGGGGTAGTTTCTGCTCAGCAATTTGTAAATATTGGTGCACACTCTTTTATTGCCGGAGCCTCGTTGGTTAGAAAAAGTGTGCCGCCTTATATCCGTGTTGCTCGCGAACCGCTTCAGTTTATTGGTGTAAACACCATCGGATTGGGCAGAAGAGGATTTGACAAGGAAGTGATTAAGCAAATTGAAGATATCTATAGAATTATTTTTGTACGCGGACATAACTTAACGAATGCGTTGGAAATTGTAGAATCAGAAATTCCGGATAGTATTTATCGAAAACAAATTCTGGATTTTATCAGAAACCAGAAAGACGGTATTGTGAGGGGAATTTAA
- a CDS encoding ATP-binding cassette domain-containing protein, which translates to MKALTISINNAGKKFGREWVFRNLNQEILPGDRLVIQGGNGSGKSTLLQIISGFISLNEGEITFKGNESIQIQDIYKQISFASPYLQLVEDFTLREMAEHIVAYKPLISSMQINDLIKLSGLQASEHKFIKQFSSGMKQRLKIALALLCDSGLLLLDEPISNLDAQAIDWYKNMIQEFAGDRTVIVCSNNIQNEFFFCTKHLNIEDYKLIGK; encoded by the coding sequence ATGAAGGCCCTTACCATTTCAATAAACAATGCAGGTAAAAAGTTTGGCAGAGAGTGGGTTTTCAGAAATCTGAACCAGGAAATTTTGCCGGGGGATAGACTAGTTATACAAGGAGGAAACGGCTCAGGTAAATCAACTTTATTACAAATAATCAGTGGATTTATTTCCTTAAATGAAGGGGAAATTACTTTTAAAGGAAATGAATCCATTCAAATACAGGATATATACAAACAGATTTCTTTTGCATCTCCTTATTTACAATTGGTAGAAGATTTTACGTTAAGAGAAATGGCCGAGCATATTGTGGCATACAAACCGCTCATTTCTTCCATGCAGATTAACGATTTAATTAAATTGTCGGGCTTACAGGCTTCCGAACATAAATTCATCAAACAGTTTTCGAGCGGAATGAAGCAACGCTTAAAAATAGCTTTAGCTTTATTATGCGACAGCGGCTTATTGTTATTGGATGAACCCATTAGCAACTTGGATGCGCAGGCGATTGACTGGTACAAAAATATGATTCAGGAATTTGCAGGTGACAGAACGGTGATAGTATGTTCAAACAATATACAAAATGAATTTTTCTTTTGCACCAAACACTTGAATATAGAGGATTATAAATTAATTGGTAAATGA
- a CDS encoding ABC transporter ATP-binding protein, translating into MLLKISNLSKLYADGTKALTDVNLEITNGMFGLLGPNGAGKSTLMRTIATLQEPSSGTIFLDELDMINKKDEVRKVLGYLPQDFGFYPKVSAEDMLHHFAILKGISDKSERKEICDALLNQTNLYEVRHRYIGDYSGGMRQRFGIAQALLGNPKIVIVDEPTAGLDPQERNRFHNLLSEVGENIIVILSTHIVEDVRNLCSNMAVMNLGQVMFKGRTSEALDLLKGKIYSATIAKEELADFRLHHQVISTKVADGKIIVHLMNENNLSGQFKQVDADLEDVYFSFINQNKN; encoded by the coding sequence ATGCTTTTAAAAATTTCCAACTTAAGTAAATTGTATGCCGACGGCACTAAAGCGCTAACGGATGTAAATCTTGAAATTACTAACGGGATGTTTGGTTTACTAGGGCCTAACGGTGCAGGAAAGTCAACCCTCATGCGAACAATCGCTACTTTGCAGGAACCCAGTAGTGGAACTATTTTCCTGGATGAACTCGACATGATCAATAAAAAAGACGAGGTGAGAAAAGTGTTGGGGTATTTGCCTCAGGATTTTGGTTTTTATCCGAAAGTAAGCGCTGAAGATATGTTACACCACTTTGCCATACTCAAAGGAATTTCTGATAAGTCGGAAAGGAAAGAAATTTGCGATGCTTTACTCAATCAAACTAATTTGTATGAAGTACGTCATCGATACATCGGTGATTATAGTGGTGGTATGCGCCAACGTTTTGGTATTGCACAGGCGCTATTGGGAAATCCAAAAATTGTAATTGTAGATGAGCCTACCGCGGGCTTAGATCCACAGGAGCGAAACCGTTTTCATAATTTGTTGAGCGAAGTGGGAGAAAATATTATTGTGATTTTATCTACGCATATTGTAGAAGACGTTCGCAATTTATGCAGCAATATGGCTGTAATGAATTTAGGTCAGGTTATGTTTAAAGGCCGAACCAGCGAAGCCTTAGATTTATTAAAAGGAAAAATTTATTCTGCTACTATTGCCAAGGAAGAATTAGCCGATTTCCGTTTACATCATCAGGTTATCTCTACTAAAGTAGCAGATGGCAAAATAATTGTGCATCTCATGAATGAGAACAATTTATCCGGCCAATTTAAACAGGTTGATGCGGATTTGGAAGACGTTTATTTTTCTTTTATTAATCAAAATAAAAACTAA